In Gemmatimonadota bacterium, a single window of DNA contains:
- a CDS encoding PspA/IM30 family protein yields MIIGKFFTAIGAFFNKIANALWEADPHAILQLEVDRATEQIQVARQGLERYRGLVERVSMQVAAEKQNVQRLEGQIRAHLQAGNREMAGQLAVQLQQVKNDLANNEQQLVLHTEAYNNNLLKLQQGQKDIVALRQKAQKLKAELEMAKAEAEIARVAEAVSESALPNFSTKVGQATELMQEQIAKHRGEARVAADMSSRGVEEIKAQQAAEAAMGENLLRQFEVEMGLVNAESAPQAAPQKTLGPSQTQ; encoded by the coding sequence ATGATCATCGGCAAGTTCTTCACCGCCATCGGTGCCTTCTTCAACAAGATCGCCAACGCCCTGTGGGAGGCGGATCCACACGCCATCTTGCAGCTGGAGGTGGACCGGGCGACGGAGCAGATCCAGGTGGCGCGGCAGGGGCTCGAGCGCTACCGCGGGCTGGTGGAGCGCGTGAGCATGCAGGTGGCCGCCGAGAAGCAGAACGTGCAGCGGCTCGAGGGGCAGATCCGCGCCCACCTGCAGGCGGGCAACCGCGAAATGGCCGGGCAGCTGGCGGTGCAGCTGCAGCAGGTCAAGAACGACTTGGCCAACAACGAGCAGCAGCTCGTGTTGCACACGGAGGCCTACAACAACAACCTCCTCAAGCTGCAGCAGGGGCAGAAGGACATCGTCGCGCTGCGCCAGAAGGCGCAGAAGCTCAAGGCCGAGCTGGAGATGGCCAAGGCCGAGGCGGAGATTGCCCGCGTCGCCGAGGCGGTGTCGGAGTCGGCGCTCCCCAACTTCAGCACCAAGGTGGGGCAGGCGACCGAGTTGATGCAGGAGCAGATCGCCAAGCACCGCGGCGAGGCGCGCGTGGCGGCCGACATGTCGTCGCGCGGCGTGGAGGAGATCAAGGCACAGCAGGCGGCCGAGGCGGCGATGGGCGAGAACCTGCTGCGGCAGTTCGAAGTGGAGATGGGGTTGGTGAACGCCGAGTCGGCGCCGCAAGCCGCGCCGCAGAAGACGCTGGGCCCCTCGCAGACACAGTAG
- a CDS encoding VWA domain-containing protein, with protein MAPGRNRLVRIVVVLVVVAVLARRNRGSREAERVDSALPTDTARYAAQVQEGLGASVAILLDQSGSMEDPPASGGKRPKYLLAREALTKVLAQTDSFVARQPGFTVNVGLYTFDSDVLTVLPIAPYDRAGLERALAQLPVPDGNTAIGRAMERATADLYRAGTIRKYLLVVTDGENTAGRDPGEVAREIARRSEGAVRLFLVAFDVDAEKFAFVPAVRGTVIEARDAVALRAGLDTLYRGRILAEAVDAGETLPASSADSSTRPGAAPTTSPKR; from the coding sequence ATGGCTCCAGGCAGAAATCGGCTCGTCCGCATCGTCGTCGTCCTCGTGGTGGTCGCCGTCCTGGCGCGCCGCAACCGGGGGAGCCGAGAGGCCGAGCGTGTGGATTCGGCGCTCCCGACCGACACCGCGCGCTATGCCGCGCAGGTCCAGGAGGGGCTCGGCGCCTCGGTCGCGATCCTGCTCGACCAGTCGGGCTCGATGGAGGACCCACCGGCCAGCGGGGGAAAGCGTCCGAAGTACCTGCTGGCGCGCGAGGCGCTGACCAAGGTGCTGGCGCAGACCGACTCGTTCGTGGCGCGGCAGCCGGGCTTCACGGTCAACGTGGGACTCTACACCTTTGATAGCGATGTGCTGACGGTCCTGCCCATCGCCCCGTACGATCGCGCGGGGCTCGAGCGCGCGCTGGCGCAGCTGCCGGTTCCCGATGGCAACACCGCGATCGGCCGGGCGATGGAGCGTGCGACGGCGGACCTGTACCGCGCTGGAACCATTCGGAAGTATCTCCTCGTAGTAACCGACGGCGAGAACACCGCGGGCCGCGACCCGGGCGAGGTGGCGCGCGAGATCGCGCGACGCAGCGAGGGCGCCGTTCGTCTCTTCCTGGTGGCCTTTGACGTGGATGCCGAGAAGTTCGCTTTCGTCCCGGCGGTGCGCGGGACGGTGATCGAGGCGCGCGACGCGGTAGCGTTGCGCGCCGGACTCGACACGCTCTACCGCGGCCGCATCCTCGCCGAGGCGGTCGACGCCGGCGAGACGCTCCCCGCGAGCAGCGCCGACAGCAGCACTCGCCCGGGGGCCGCCCCGACGACTTCCCCCAAACGGTAA
- a CDS encoding PD40 domain-containing protein — translation MVLSLAALAAAAPSAALLAQGGPPGGAPGGAAAVTLPLKTARTHTFTTTKGTWLSLDVSPDGQQIVFDLLGDLYTLPIAGGKATRLTSGMAYDAQPRYSPDGKKVVFVSDKSGGENLWIVSLDGKDTTQLTQGNNSQYVSPEWAPDGKYIVASKSGSLFGTAKLWTFNVDGGSGLALTTTPAAPPQLKMLGAAFGKDPRYMWFAVRAGDWQYNALGPQYQLYTWDKETGRTSQMSTRFGSAFRPALSPDGKYLVYATRFETKTGLRIRNLETQQEDWLAFPVQRDETESRAPMDAYPGYSFTPDSKAIVVSYGGEIWRVPVDKTAPTKIPFEAEVKLEMGPEVAFKWRVDTAAAMTAKQIRDISPSPDGKKLAFSALAKVYVVDLPSGTPQRVSKSELGEYGPVWSPDGKSLAWATWHDAQGGSIVRATNDPKKGWTTTTLVNGALYADLSWSPNGDRIVATRAAQREMQEAGAAFFGPAAAEFVWVPSTGGAATAIMPTGGMGNAHFTSNPDRIFAYSGRDGLVSFRWDGTDMKSHLKVTGPMPPAMGIPATLDAGLEAKESRQWIGGRASRPTTGIRASVWGDDHDLEPAPPGPPPAGLVIMAPKGDQALAMVGMDFYVVTIPTIGSAAPSVSVAAPAMASVPVRKLNEIGGEFPAWSADGRKVMWALGNALWTYDLDRAKVVEDSLKADARIKARLRADTTKKDSIARADSIAKADTSKKNAPKPGYKPDEIRIAVGATRDTPRGVVVLRGAKAITMKGKEIIENADILVRDNRIVAIGARGSVQIPAGTKEIDVAGKVIMPGMVDTHYHPQWLTPQVHNTQTWQYLATLAYGTTTTRDPQTATTDFMSYGDRVSTGEMIGPRIYTTGPGVFAGEPVRDYEHAKQIMSRYAKYYDTKTLKMYMSGNRQQRQWLIMAAKELGIMPTTEGGLDQKLNMTHAIDGYPGIEHTLPITPKYNDVFEWYKATQVTNSPTLIVEYGGPFGEGWFYQSEDLLGDKKLRYFTHPVDVDTKIRRRGAGNAPGPAGFAVKEEYAMWQHAEDVAKTVAAGGRIGVGSHGQLQGLGMHWELWLLQSGGLPTHDALRSATIVGAEAIGLADDIGSLEAGKLADFLVLDKDPLQNIRNSNTISMVMMNGRLYDANNLDEVYPRQRKLPAQPWAYATPKAAAGIMP, via the coding sequence ATGGTCCTGTCCCTCGCCGCGCTCGCCGCGGCGGCTCCTTCCGCCGCCCTGCTCGCGCAGGGTGGTCCCCCCGGTGGCGCACCAGGTGGTGCGGCGGCGGTGACGCTGCCGCTCAAGACGGCGCGCACGCACACCTTCACCACGACGAAGGGGACCTGGCTCTCCCTCGACGTCTCCCCCGATGGGCAGCAGATCGTCTTCGACCTGTTAGGCGACCTGTACACCCTCCCCATCGCCGGCGGCAAGGCCACGCGCCTGACGAGCGGGATGGCCTACGACGCGCAGCCGCGTTACTCCCCCGACGGCAAGAAGGTGGTCTTCGTCTCCGACAAGAGCGGTGGCGAGAACCTCTGGATCGTCTCGCTCGACGGGAAGGACACGACGCAGCTCACGCAGGGGAACAACTCCCAGTACGTCTCCCCTGAGTGGGCCCCCGATGGCAAGTACATCGTGGCGTCCAAGTCGGGGTCGCTCTTCGGGACGGCCAAGCTGTGGACGTTCAACGTCGACGGCGGGAGCGGGCTCGCGCTCACCACCACGCCGGCCGCGCCGCCGCAGCTCAAGATGCTCGGCGCCGCCTTCGGCAAGGATCCGCGCTACATGTGGTTCGCGGTCCGCGCCGGCGACTGGCAGTACAACGCGTTAGGCCCCCAGTACCAGCTGTACACCTGGGACAAGGAGACCGGGCGCACCTCGCAGATGTCGACGCGTTTCGGCTCGGCCTTCCGGCCGGCGCTGTCGCCCGACGGGAAGTACCTGGTCTACGCCACGCGCTTCGAGACCAAGACGGGGCTGCGCATCCGCAACCTGGAGACGCAGCAGGAAGACTGGCTCGCCTTCCCGGTGCAGCGCGACGAGACCGAGTCGCGTGCTCCGATGGATGCGTACCCGGGCTACTCGTTCACCCCGGACTCCAAGGCGATCGTCGTGTCGTACGGCGGCGAGATCTGGCGCGTCCCGGTCGACAAGACGGCGCCGACCAAGATCCCGTTCGAGGCCGAGGTCAAGCTCGAGATGGGCCCCGAAGTCGCCTTCAAGTGGCGCGTCGACACTGCCGCGGCGATGACGGCCAAGCAGATTCGCGACATCTCCCCCTCGCCCGACGGGAAGAAGCTCGCCTTCTCGGCACTCGCCAAGGTCTACGTGGTCGACCTGCCGAGTGGAACGCCGCAGCGCGTGAGCAAGTCGGAGCTGGGCGAGTACGGCCCGGTCTGGTCGCCCGACGGCAAGTCGCTGGCGTGGGCCACCTGGCACGACGCGCAGGGCGGCTCGATCGTGCGCGCGACCAACGATCCCAAGAAGGGGTGGACGACGACGACGCTGGTGAACGGCGCGTTGTACGCCGACCTGTCCTGGTCGCCTAACGGTGATCGCATCGTCGCCACGCGTGCGGCGCAGCGCGAGATGCAGGAAGCCGGTGCGGCCTTCTTTGGCCCGGCGGCGGCGGAGTTCGTCTGGGTGCCGTCCACCGGTGGTGCCGCGACGGCGATCATGCCGACGGGTGGGATGGGGAACGCGCACTTCACGAGCAACCCCGACCGCATCTTTGCCTACAGCGGACGTGACGGACTCGTGTCGTTCCGCTGGGACGGGACTGACATGAAGTCGCACCTCAAGGTCACCGGCCCGATGCCGCCGGCGATGGGGATTCCGGCAACGCTCGACGCGGGGCTGGAGGCGAAGGAGTCGCGCCAGTGGATCGGCGGCCGGGCCTCGCGCCCGACGACGGGGATTCGCGCCTCGGTGTGGGGCGACGATCACGACCTCGAACCGGCCCCTCCGGGCCCGCCCCCGGCCGGGTTGGTGATCATGGCCCCCAAGGGCGACCAGGCGCTGGCGATGGTGGGGATGGATTTCTACGTCGTCACGATCCCGACGATCGGGAGCGCGGCGCCGTCGGTGTCGGTTGCGGCCCCGGCCATGGCGTCGGTTCCGGTCAGGAAGCTCAACGAGATCGGTGGTGAGTTCCCGGCGTGGAGCGCCGACGGCCGCAAGGTGATGTGGGCGTTAGGCAACGCGCTGTGGACGTACGACCTCGACCGCGCCAAGGTCGTCGAGGATTCGCTCAAGGCCGATGCGCGGATCAAGGCGCGCCTGCGCGCCGACACCACCAAGAAGGACTCGATCGCCCGGGCCGATTCGATCGCCAAGGCCGATACGTCCAAGAAGAACGCTCCCAAGCCGGGCTACAAGCCTGACGAGATCCGCATCGCGGTCGGTGCCACGCGCGACACGCCGCGCGGCGTCGTCGTCCTCCGCGGGGCCAAGGCGATCACGATGAAGGGGAAGGAGATCATCGAGAACGCCGACATCCTCGTGCGCGACAACCGCATCGTGGCGATCGGCGCGCGTGGCAGCGTGCAGATCCCCGCCGGGACGAAGGAGATCGATGTAGCGGGGAAGGTGATCATGCCGGGGATGGTGGACACCCACTATCACCCGCAGTGGCTCACCCCGCAGGTGCACAACACGCAGACCTGGCAGTACCTGGCGACGCTGGCCTACGGGACGACGACGACGCGCGACCCGCAGACGGCGACGACCGACTTCATGTCGTACGGAGACCGTGTGTCGACGGGCGAGATGATCGGCCCCCGCATCTACACCACCGGCCCTGGCGTGTTTGCCGGCGAGCCGGTGCGCGACTACGAGCATGCCAAGCAGATCATGTCGCGCTACGCCAAGTACTACGACACCAAGACGCTCAAGATGTACATGAGCGGCAACCGCCAGCAGCGGCAGTGGCTCATCATGGCCGCGAAGGAACTCGGCATCATGCCGACGACCGAGGGCGGGTTGGACCAGAAGCTGAACATGACGCACGCGATCGACGGCTACCCCGGCATCGAGCACACGCTGCCGATCACGCCGAAGTACAACGACGTGTTCGAGTGGTACAAGGCGACGCAGGTGACCAACTCGCCGACGCTGATCGTGGAGTACGGCGGTCCGTTCGGCGAAGGGTGGTTCTACCAGAGCGAGGACCTGCTCGGCGACAAGAAGCTCCGCTACTTCACGCATCCGGTCGACGTCGACACCAAGATCCGCCGTCGTGGCGCGGGCAATGCCCCTGGCCCTGCCGGCTTCGCGGTGAAGGAAGAGTACGCGATGTGGCAGCACGCCGAGGACGTCGCCAAGACGGTCGCGGCGGGTGGTCGCATCGGCGTCGGGTCGCACGGCCAGCTGCAAGGGCTGGGGATGCACTGGGAGCTCTGGCTCCTGCAGAGCGGCGGGCTGCCGACGCACGACGCGCTGCGCTCGGCGACGATCGTCGGTGCCGAGGCGATCGGCCTGGCCGACGACATCGGCTCGCTCGAAGCCGGCAAGCTGGCCGACTTCCTCGTGCTCGACAAGGATCCGCTGCAGAACATCCGGAACTCCAACACCATCAGCATGGTGATGATGAACGGACGTCTCTACGACGCGAACAACCTGGATGAAGTCTATCCGCGTCAGCGCAAGCTGCCGGCGCAGCCCTGGGCGTACGCAACGCCCAAGGCGGCGGCGGGGATCATGCCGTAG
- a CDS encoding ABC-F family ATP-binding cassette domain-containing protein, which produces MPQLRIATDALTYTLPTGRELFSDLTLGFGEERVALVGRNGTGKSTLARVLAGELEPTSGAIVRQGRVAYLAQAAARHDEGRVATLLGIDEPLAALDRLLAGTGTPHDVELVADRWDLRERAALALGRVGLDYLSLDRGTTGLSGGEFTRLALAGLLLRDPDYLILDEPTNHLDVASRNALLDVIAAWERGVLVVSHDRALLRRVDRIVELSPRGALNYGGNYDFYRQARAAEEEAAMRELDSARAELKRVERHEREVRERQARREARGKRDRETANQSKLLLNLMRETSQATSGRVGAQQDRVREEGRARLAAARERVEERAMLTFALPPSGLHARRRVLDLDDVSYGYAGTPSPIIRALSLSIVGPERIAIRGPNGCGKTTLLALLAGTLAPQLGERRLGVDAGAVATLDQHVRWPAPDRSLLDNVLLANATLDPAQARQLLASFLFRGDAALRPAAVLSGGEAIRAALACALSSEHAPQLLLLDEPTNHLDLDSMEAVERALRAYDGALVVISHDDDFIAAIGTTRVLEPDGSGGWG; this is translated from the coding sequence GTGCCACAGCTCCGCATCGCCACCGACGCGCTCACCTACACGCTCCCGACCGGGCGCGAGTTGTTCTCCGACCTCACGCTGGGATTCGGCGAGGAACGCGTCGCGCTCGTCGGGCGCAACGGGACGGGGAAGAGCACGCTCGCGCGCGTTCTGGCGGGCGAGTTGGAGCCCACCAGCGGTGCGATCGTCAGGCAGGGACGCGTCGCCTACCTCGCACAGGCCGCCGCGCGGCACGACGAGGGGCGCGTCGCGACGCTGCTCGGTATCGACGAGCCGCTGGCCGCGCTCGACCGGCTCCTGGCGGGGACGGGGACACCGCACGACGTCGAGCTCGTGGCGGACCGCTGGGACCTGCGCGAACGCGCCGCCCTCGCGTTAGGGCGCGTCGGGCTTGACTACCTCTCGCTCGACCGAGGGACCACCGGGTTGAGCGGCGGCGAGTTCACGCGCCTCGCGCTCGCCGGGCTCCTCCTGCGCGACCCCGACTACCTCATCCTCGACGAGCCCACCAACCACCTCGACGTCGCCAGCCGCAACGCACTGCTCGACGTGATCGCCGCGTGGGAACGTGGAGTGCTGGTGGTGTCGCACGATCGGGCCCTCCTGCGTCGCGTCGATCGCATCGTCGAACTGTCGCCTCGTGGTGCCCTGAACTACGGTGGCAACTACGATTTCTACCGACAGGCGCGCGCCGCCGAGGAGGAGGCGGCGATGCGCGAGCTGGACTCGGCGCGCGCCGAGCTCAAGCGGGTGGAGCGGCACGAGCGCGAGGTGCGCGAGCGTCAGGCCAGGCGTGAGGCGCGTGGAAAGCGCGATCGCGAGACGGCCAACCAGTCCAAGCTGCTCCTCAACCTCATGCGCGAGACGAGCCAGGCCACGTCGGGGCGGGTGGGGGCGCAGCAGGATCGTGTGCGCGAGGAAGGGCGCGCCCGCCTGGCCGCGGCCCGCGAACGGGTGGAAGAACGCGCCATGCTCACCTTCGCCCTCCCGCCGTCGGGATTGCACGCCCGTCGCCGCGTCCTCGACCTCGATGACGTCTCCTACGGCTACGCCGGGACACCGTCACCCATCATCCGCGCGCTCTCGCTGTCCATCGTTGGGCCGGAGCGCATCGCCATTCGCGGCCCCAACGGGTGCGGCAAGACGACGCTGCTTGCCCTCCTGGCGGGGACGCTGGCGCCGCAACTCGGGGAACGACGACTCGGCGTCGACGCGGGGGCGGTGGCCACACTCGATCAGCACGTGCGCTGGCCCGCCCCGGATCGCTCGCTGCTCGACAACGTTCTGCTGGCCAATGCGACGCTCGACCCGGCGCAGGCGCGGCAGCTCCTGGCCTCGTTCCTGTTTCGCGGCGACGCGGCGTTGCGCCCGGCGGCGGTCTTGAGCGGGGGCGAGGCGATCCGCGCCGCCCTGGCCTGCGCGCTCTCCTCCGAACACGCGCCGCAGCTCCTGCTCCTCGACGAGCCCACCAACCACCTCGACCTCGATTCAATGGAGGCGGTGGAGCGTGCGCTCCGCGCCTACGACGGTGCGCTGGTCGTCATCTCGCACGACGACGACTTCATCGCCGCCATCGGCACCACGCGCGTGCTCGAGCCCGACGGCTCGGGAGGGTGGGGATAG
- a CDS encoding stage II sporulation protein M, with translation MAATADFRQHLEVETPEHVVIDYEIAGLGSRGLAAIIDTLIVFALMTANLLVAMKLYSTFKVVVGAWIPLAQFVVVWGYFTLFEGFRDGQTPGKKWMGLRVIRDTGHPITVREAGARNLLRIVDLLPPPYLLGILFIAFHPKGKRIGDLVAGTVVVRDRPADAPVALIEGEGDAVATGAPQLSDEDFRILREFVGRAPQLPPVVRTRLATQLAARIADRYPTRDPDHVAFVTAAWRDESARRRGRFAARIPQRATAGGEAPRGASAVMERVVARKGARWDAFGAMASRATSQGLDTLSADELPDFAARYREVAADLARARTYGADARVRLRLERLVAAGHNLLYRDDRKTWHRMWRFVAVECPAAVVSAWRIVLIAFLAFTLPALGGYAALRERPALAEEVLPAVMLERAEEGKREVAAGRGYAQAQAESRAGIASYIMTNNMRVAFACFAGGVVLGVGSLVSLAFNGLLLGAISAHFQNVGLLAYLWTFVAGHGVLELFAIWCAGAAGFLLGLAIVRPGPYSRRDALVLNARIAMRLVGTSIVLLLVAGTIEGFLSTSGAATWIKVTVSVASAVLLTLYLANGARFRDEVAAIA, from the coding sequence ATGGCTGCCACCGCCGACTTTCGACAGCACCTCGAAGTCGAGACGCCGGAACACGTCGTCATCGACTACGAGATCGCGGGGCTGGGCAGCCGCGGGTTGGCGGCGATCATCGACACGCTGATCGTCTTCGCCCTCATGACGGCCAATCTCCTCGTCGCCATGAAGCTGTACTCGACCTTCAAGGTGGTCGTCGGAGCGTGGATCCCGCTGGCGCAGTTCGTCGTGGTCTGGGGCTACTTCACCCTGTTCGAGGGCTTTCGCGACGGGCAGACCCCGGGGAAGAAGTGGATGGGGCTCCGCGTCATTCGCGACACGGGTCACCCGATCACCGTGCGCGAAGCAGGGGCGCGCAACCTGCTCCGCATCGTCGACCTCCTCCCGCCGCCGTACCTGCTGGGGATTCTCTTCATCGCCTTCCATCCCAAGGGGAAGCGCATCGGGGACTTGGTCGCGGGGACGGTGGTGGTGCGCGACCGCCCCGCCGACGCGCCGGTGGCGCTGATCGAGGGCGAAGGTGACGCCGTCGCGACGGGGGCTCCGCAGCTCTCCGACGAGGACTTCCGCATCCTTCGCGAGTTTGTCGGACGCGCGCCGCAGCTCCCACCTGTCGTGCGCACCCGCCTGGCCACGCAGCTGGCGGCGCGTATCGCCGACCGGTACCCGACCCGCGACCCCGACCACGTGGCCTTCGTCACCGCCGCATGGCGCGACGAATCGGCTCGACGGCGCGGGCGCTTTGCCGCGCGTATTCCCCAACGTGCCACAGCAGGTGGCGAGGCGCCGCGCGGCGCTTCGGCGGTGATGGAGCGTGTGGTCGCCCGCAAGGGGGCCCGCTGGGATGCGTTCGGCGCGATGGCCAGCCGCGCGACGTCACAAGGCCTCGACACGCTGAGCGCCGACGAACTCCCCGATTTCGCCGCCCGCTATCGCGAAGTGGCGGCCGATCTGGCGCGTGCCCGCACGTACGGCGCCGACGCCCGCGTGCGCCTGCGCCTGGAGCGACTCGTGGCCGCCGGCCACAACCTGCTCTATCGCGATGACCGCAAGACATGGCATCGCATGTGGCGCTTCGTCGCCGTCGAGTGCCCGGCCGCGGTGGTCTCGGCGTGGCGCATCGTGCTCATCGCCTTCCTCGCCTTCACCCTCCCCGCCCTCGGCGGCTATGCGGCGCTGCGCGAACGCCCCGCACTGGCCGAGGAGGTCCTTCCCGCGGTGATGCTCGAGCGCGCCGAGGAGGGGAAGCGCGAGGTGGCGGCCGGTCGCGGCTACGCACAGGCACAGGCCGAGTCGCGCGCCGGGATCGCGTCGTACATCATGACCAACAACATGCGCGTTGCCTTTGCCTGCTTCGCCGGCGGCGTCGTGCTTGGCGTCGGCTCGCTGGTCTCGCTGGCCTTCAACGGGTTGCTGCTCGGCGCCATCTCGGCGCACTTCCAGAACGTGGGACTGCTCGCCTACCTGTGGACCTTCGTCGCCGGGCACGGTGTGCTGGAGCTGTTCGCCATCTGGTGCGCCGGTGCTGCGGGCTTTCTGCTGGGACTGGCGATCGTGCGGCCGGGCCCGTACTCGCGTCGCGATGCGCTGGTGCTCAACGCGCGCATCGCCATGCGCCTGGTGGGGACGTCGATCGTCCTCCTGCTCGTGGCGGGGACGATCGAGGGGTTTCTCTCCACGAGCGGGGCGGCGACGTGGATCAAGGTCACGGTCAGCGTGGCGAGCGCCGTACTCCTGACGCTCTACCTGGCCAACGGCGCGCGCTTTCGCGACGAAGTCGCGGCCATCGCGTAG